In one Plasmodium vivax chromosome 4, whole genome shotgun sequence genomic region, the following are encoded:
- a CDS encoding hypothetical protein, conserved (encoded by transcript PVX_002795A), which produces MMPFLSNTYSKCREQIARKLTISSKRQIYIINNSLFLSFILFYISYFFFINGIINPAVKIVFHGNIIADNTQVYENSILESIWLLFTSKSYFNMAMLLLFSIIIPILKLIMVSDNFYCFFKLYNLSLQHEEEEKEEEEDDIFFINTVNENEQFILKKFSILSSISRFQFVDVLISLFIVSSLNLYLLEAKILSGAYHFLNYCLLSTISSFFLLTLTSLKIRIFKRGNIKIYSLPAERRLSVRTSLQQENTRESRDLDCTNGEGVALPGQLRNGEENDDTLTGEANKMSVTRGGGDDPEEGEEHNRNGANHSEHLNSALRKGAELPGNAKNIRRGGKKRVSHEGRPPREDPHQAGVTGMIDNRGVYHRDFPRASMHHMHHMHHMHHRGGALPRGSGSWKGEAEMMPHDKMPHLREELNDCNPNERGALGQKSGNTEPSQFPPHERYERYEKHLLCYNKLQTLSNINYLYKVMKNNDAYIYLKKKKFNSLLKTNFHHCRLNKIKIGYACFLFVFLCLCVYLITAVECSMVGIYIYLSYFNFNVEGILIDFIDMLNILKLKINRSYIYPFFVMLPFIFPVIIGLSFFMSVLFMNLYYVNFSRGYKKMCALNDELVFSPEVEDNQKMMVSERYNYLYIKKEIEKNDRLSNTSDDLTSPNNSTISSSKSEDINTSFISNRMLNFYFSLSVFFTSICSFCMHISLGEIISISLLTFYQIVKHTHNLNILVLYKSNTVKFCKFLLFVVYGLLCLSINLYVSQWELYVKKLKKTKKRIALFQNNRYSEIVDLNIQKHEHWHVPIYSYFFQFLLKKEHFFSSSLKHNHITKEHTDTVQTMMMHRVYENDTSLGYQNTRVDNDELNDFNEFNLVSDRDSQLSDPDAQVDRAALPGLAAVRADLRTDLRNDLRTDLPGELPTELRTEVRTPGQDECFVNGSTARSAPSDGLGGTGRGQNPGEAEQAEKQTEKQTEKQTEKQTEKQGEKLVEGDQPNALPPAAASESSDAPGRAENANAGGVTSPGGENQVDEAESGEASKKGPTFKSDPRGYLKNFMPIKSILLFHLEKRKKKKNKGGGGGGGGGGGKGLGGLVGRLLRKLLGVGSSERISRVFILLHGFLFLLIFVTTVMVFFKREGIFRFNMNAVNKRLNSFFKSSHFHSLIPNSIGKCKTKKYLAKEPCYNVGHIYHEEKTFYHATLLFLQGISSIKIANVHFYYDKGKYNLILDGYFKHIIGPLFLKLCIGTNFCPISTYAFLIGSKPTFSITMSAHCNDRKPPNYITDIVVKDLKITKIEVIKHNDIIENVDIQLDDVQERVQEKVNSMLAERKRFILWKSHKYNLEGFINYLISKNALAGFSCRPMNYHDV; this is translated from the exons ATGATGCCCTTTCTGAGCAACACCTACAGCAAGTGCAGGGAGCAAATCGCACGCAAGCTGACCATTTCGAGCAAGAGGCAGATCTACATCATCAACAACAGCTTGTTCCTGTCCTTCATCCTCTTCTACATTTCctactttttcttcatcaatGGGATTATTAACCCCGCGGTTAAGATCGTCTTTCACGGAA aCATCATCGCGGACAACACGCAGGTGTACGAGAACTCCATCCTGGAGTCAATATGGCTGCTGTTCACGAGCAAGAGCTACTTCAACATGGCCATGCTGCTGCTCTTTTCTATAATCATCCCGATTCTGAAGCTGATAATGGTGAGCGACAATTTCTACTGCTTCTTTAAACTGTACAATCTGAGTCTGCAgcatgaggaggaggagaaggaggaggaggaagatgacatttttttcatcaacACGGTGAACGAAAATGAGcaattcattttgaagaagtttAGCATTTTGAGCTCCATTTCGAGGTTCCAATTTGTGGACGTGTTGATTTCGCTTTTCATTGTGTCCTCTTTAAACCTCTACCTGTTGGAGGCGAAGATCCTAAGTGGGGCATACCACTTTTTGAACTACTGCCTGCTGTCTACCATCtcgtccttcttcctcctcacaCTGACGTCACTTAAAATTCGCatcttcaaaagggggaatatCAAAATATACTCGTTGCCCGCGGAGAGGCGTCTGAGTGTGAGGACCAGTCTCCAGCAGGAGAACACACGAGAGAGCAGGGATTTGGACTGCACCAATGGGGAAGGGGTGGCACTCCCTGGGCAGTTGCGGAACGGGGAGGAGAACGACGACACGCTCACTGGAGAAGCGAATAAAATGAGCGTAACACGTGGGGGAGGCGACGACCCCGAGGAGGGAGAGGAGCACAACAGGAATGGGGCAAACCACTCAGAACACCTCAATTCTGCTTTGCGCAAAGGGGCAGAATTGCCCGGCAACGCGAAGAACAtccggaggggggggaaaaagagagTTTCCCACGAGGGGAGGCCCCCCCGAGAAGATCCCCACCAAGCAGGAGTAACAGGAATGATTGACAACCGGGGGGTGTACCATCGCGATTTCCCCAGGGCGAGCATGCACCATATGCACCATATGCACCATATGCACCATagggggggggcacttccacgggggagcggcagctggaagggggaagcagagATGATGCCTCACGATAAGATGCCGCACCTCCGTGAGGAGCTCAACGACTGTAACCCCAACGAACGGGGAGCGCTCGGCCAAAAGAGCGGAAATACGGAGCCCAGTCAGTTCCCCCCGCATGAGCGGTACGAGCGGTACGAGAAGCACCTCCTCTGCTACAACAAGCTGCAAACGTTGAGCAACATAAATTACCTGTACAAGGTGATGAAGAACAATGACGCGTACATCTatttaaagaagaaaaagtttAACTCCCTGTTGAAGACCAATTTCCATCACTGCAGATTGAACAAGATAAAGATAGGGTACGCGTGtttcctcttcgtcttcctctgTCTGTGTGTGTACCTCATAACCGCGGTGGAGTGCAGCATGGTGGGCATATACATCTACCTGAGCTACTTTAACTTTAATGTGGAGGGCATTCTCATAGACTTCATAGACATGCTAAACATTCTGAAGCTGAAGATCAACAGGAGTTACATCTACCCCTTCTTTGTGATGCTGCCGTTTATCTTTCCAGTGATTATTGGGTTGTCCTTCTTCATGAGTGTCCTTTTTATGAACCTTTATTATGTGAATTTTTCTCGCGGGTATAAGAAGATGTGCGCGTTGAATGACGAGTTGGTGTTCAGCCCAGAGGTGGAGGACAACCAGAAGATGATGGTGTCTGAGCGGTACAACTATTTGTATATAAAGAAGGAGATCGAAAAGAATGATCGTCTGTCGAACACGTCAGACGATTTGACGTCTCCAAATAATAGCACCATTTCGAGCAGCAAAAGTGAAGATATCAACACGAGTTTTATCTCTAATAGGatgttaaatttttatttttccctttccgtttttttcacGTCCATTTGTTCCTTCTGCATGCACATATCTCTGGGGGAGATCATCTCCATTTCGTTATTAACCTTCTACCAAATAGTGAAGCACACACATAATTTGAACATCCTAGTGTTATATAAGAGCAACACTGTAAAGTTTTGCAAGTTCCTTCTCTTCGTTGTGTATGGGCTGCTGTGCCTTTCCATCAACCTGTATGTCAGTCAGTGGGAGTTATACGTGAAAAAGctgaagaagacgaagaagagaaTTGCCCTCTTTCAAAACAACCGCTATAGCGAAATTGTGGATTTGAATATACAGAAGCACGAGCACTGGCACGTCCCCATCTACTCCTACTTCTTTCAGTTTCTGCTGAAGAAGGAgcacttcttctcctcctccctcaAGCACAACCACATTACCAAGGAGCACACCGACACCGTGCAGACCATGATGATGCACCGCGTCTACGAGAACGACACCAGCCTGGGCTACCAGAACACGCGCGTGGACAACGACGAGCTCAACGACTTCAACGAGTTTAACCTCGTCTCCGACAGGGACTCCCAGCTGAGCGACCCCGACGCGCAGGTGGACAGAGCGGCGTTACCGGGTTTAGCGGCGGTGCGGGCGGATTTACGGACCGATTTGCGGAATGATTTGCGAACGGATCTGCCGGGGGAGCTTCCAACGGAGCTGCGAACCGAGGTGAGGACCCCCGGCCAGGACGAATGCTTCGTCAACGGCAGCACCGCGCGCAGCGCTCCAAGCGATGGCTTGGGGGGCACCGGAAGGGGACAAAACCCAGGAGAGGCGGAACAGGCGGAGAAGCAGACCGAGAAGCAAACGGAGAAGCAGACCGAGAAGCAAACGGAGaagcagggggagaagctggTTGAAGGTGATCAACCCAACGCCCTGCCCCCCGCCGCGGCGTCCGAAAGTTCAGACGCCCCGGGCAGAGCGGAAAACGCAAACGCAGGGGGAGTGACTTCCCCCGGAGGGGAAAACCAAGTGGACGAAGCCGAATCGGGAGAAGCCTCCAAAAAAGGACCAACGTTTAAGAGCGACCCAAGGGGGTacttgaaaaattttatgccCATCAAATCCATTTTGCTGTTCCACctggagaagaggaaaaagaagaagaacaagggaggcggtggaggaggaggagggggcgGAGGAAAAGGCCTTGGCGGTCTGGTAGGAAGGCTACTGAGGAAGTTGCTCGGCGTTGGCAGTTCGGAGAGGATCTCCCGAGTGTTTATCCTCCTGCACGGATTTCTCTTCCTGTTAATCTTCGTCACCACGGTGATGGTGTTCTTCAAACGGGAGGGGATATTCCGCTTCAACATGAACGCAGTGAATAAGCGGTTGAACAGCTTTTTCAAGTCATCCCATTTCCACTCGCTGATCCCCAACAGCATAGGGAAGTGCAAGACGAAGAAGTACCTGGCCAAGGAGCCCTGTTACAATGTGGGCCATATCTACCACGAGGAGAAAACATTTTACCATGCCACTCTGCTCTTCCTTCAAGGAATCAGCTCCATTAAGATAGCcaatgtgcatttttactACGATAAAGGCAAGTACAATTTGATATTGGATGGGTACTTTAAGCATATAATTGGCCCCCTCTTCTTGAAGCTGTGCATCGGAACGAACTTCTGCCCCATCAGCACCTACGCCTTCCTTATTGGAAGCAAACCCACCTTCTCCATCACCATGTCTGCCCACTGCAATGATAGGAAGCCCCCCAACTATATCACAGACATTGTTGTGAAGGATttaaaaatcacaaaaattGAAGTGATAAAGCACAATGatataattgaaaatgtGGACATTCAGCTGGACGATGTGCAGGAGCGCGTGCAGGAGAAGGTGAACAGCATGCTGGCTGAGCGCAAGCGGTTCATCCTCTGGAAGAGCCACAAGTACAACTTGGAGGGCTTCATAAACTACTTGATTTCGAAGAACGCCCTGGCCGGCTTCTCCTGCAGGCCGATGAACTACCACGACGTGTGA
- a CDS encoding hypothetical protein, conserved (encoded by transcript PVX_002790A), translating into MQYLFLPLLVLCVKGLLRNREPATPITPYHLDSHEGGKDKPDDTPNGGTFSPEKSNPPQGRDAGQVSDYGRGGKFSSTSLPSGVSFLQACTINSCLSVDNDEVGGVAATDEVGGVAAVDEVGGGTLSDAVGGVAAGEKKDELISEPKSEPRGDPPKEQRDIPKTNEPKEEQGKGNSPVDVGADKDGDGSCAPGGNAETQEDTGVEEKKGVKGATEKEVQMGGKADLRSEGQKGGQPASQGDGKAEGQSGAQVAGQKEEEDKEEEEEKEEEEKEDEEEKEDEEEKEDDEEKEDKEDSEEDDAEDAEDTEEAEGENKSKSDDQGGKKKEGLKGTVNSGGEEKKVHLEKENASNGVEAKGGSPPGGNSNGEETKAGAQKSTNTIGLVEKGELSKGSPPQVSETKGEEAKTTPPNKENNHGVEMNGGSSRGGSPEEGKELPKSNDMQSTKEVEGDTAKENAAGEKSEDKGGNKQQGESKHMEVPHGEEDAGEKEAKRSHGDDADGDDDVEEDEKEDEETDDKTDEEMDDETDDEADEEADKGGKGRKKKNEIPSRDNVEEKTPQGGRPEGDAAANADMHTGEALQKGKHREDEELHGGASQQEVVPPSEEASLGKKSPLEEVSPPPAAAVQLSQKQGEEQVKEHAQQHAHQQDERRSRGGGKNYESNMYTLDKKMHKNLANVDVILHGLKDKLSRHKELKNQELKLKFEAMGRIKEYKLYKDLIHKSVEILTLRLMKINEDLKKLKQSSDVALQKYINENGYGLVNFSDWTKNDKAQEEKVASGAKNRGDEKKNKLFCPMDCIKKNCHNKPDHPTQCYKLEQRGSEIQKICEPFVDLHSGTCPADFHHCAIAEPERNKKYSIFASGERGQTPQFITIRGYNLHECLQLLVVNKGSTCSPSSIEKNILESEEILLEPVFTKLLHNEILLENIKIRTPGEYNICLAQFYQQPEAEELLTENASNRGGKPSRANKARKSDIQILGIDTIGTLYVLPLPSPK; encoded by the exons ATGCAATACCTATTTTTGCCGCTCTTGGTTCTGTGCGTAAAGGGGCTTCTCCGGAACAGAG AACCCGCAACCCCCATCACCCCCTACCACCTGGACTCGCACGAGGGGGGCAAGGACAAACCGGATGACACACCCAATGGAGGTACCTTTTCCCCAGAAAAGAGtaaccccccccaggggagaGACGCAGGACAAGTGAGTGACTATGGAAGGGGAGGGAAGTTCTCTTCGACAAGCTTGCCATCTGGGGTGAGCTTCCTGCAGGCGTGCACGATTAACAGCTGCTTGAGCGTGGACAATGATGAGGTGGGCGGAGTGGCGGCGACGGATGAGGTTGGGGGAGTGGCGGCGGTTGATGAAGTGGGCGGAGGGACGCTCAGTGACGCGGTGGGTGGAGTGGCAGCCGGTGAGAAGAAGGACGAGCTGATAAGCGAACCGAAGAGCGAACCGCGGGGAGACCCCCCCAAGGAACAGCGGGATATTCCCAAAACGAACGAACCAAAGGAAGAGCAGGGGAAGGGCAACTCACCTGTTGACGTGGGGGCCGACAAGGACGGCGATGGCAGTTGCGCCCCAGGAGGAAACGCGGAGACGCAAGAGGACACAGGggtggaggagaagaagggcGTGAAGGGGGCCACTGAAAAGGAGGTGCAAATGGGAGGGAAGGCGGATCTGCGAAGTGAAggccaaaaggggggccaACCAGCAAGTCAAGGTGACGGGAAAGCGGAGGGACAAAGTGGCGCCCAAGTGGCAGGCcagaaggaagaggaggataaggaagaggaggaggaaaaagaagaggaggagaaagaagacgaggaggagaaagaagacgaggaggaaaaggaagacgatgaagaaaaggaagacaAAGAGGATTCGGAGGAAGACGATGCGGAGGATGCAGAGGATACAGAGGAGgcggaaggggaaaacaaaagcaAGAGCGATgaccagggggggaagaaaaaggagggtTTGAAAGGCACTGTTAATTCtggaggggaggaaaaaaaagtgcacttagaaaaggaaaatgcttCAAATGGAGTAGAAGCCAAAGGGGGATCGCCACCTGGTGGCAATTCGAATGGAGAGGAGACCAAAGCGGGGGCTCAAAAGAGTACCAACACGATTGGCTTggtggaaaaaggagagctcTCCAAAGGTAGCCCACCCCAGGTAAGTGagacaaaaggggaggaggcaaaaaCAACTCCTCCAAACAAAGAGAACAACCATGGGGTGGAGATGAATGGGGGCTCGTCGCGAGGTGGATCTCCggaggagggaaaagaacTCCCGAAGAGCAACGACATGCAAAGTACAAAGGAAGTGGAAGGGGACACGGCCAAAGAAAACgcagcgggggaaaaaagcgaagATAAAGGAGGCAACAAGCAGCAAGGGGAGAGTAAGCATATGGAGGTGCCACACGGGGAGGAAGACGCTGGCGAGAAGGAGGCAAAAAGGAGTCATGGTGATGATGCAGATGGAGATGACGATGTGGAAGAGGACGAGAAAGAGGACGAGGAAACAGACGATAAAACGGATGAGGAGATGGACGATGAGACGGATGATGAGGCGGATGAGGAGGCGGACAAAGGAGGTaaggggcgcaaaaaaaaaaatgaaatccCAAGCCGGGATAACGTTGAAGAAAAGaccccccaagggggaagaCCTGAAGGGGATGCAGCAGCTAATGCAGATATGCACACTGGTGAGGCTCTCCAAAAGGGTAAGCATCGGGAGGACGAAGAATTACATGGAGGAGCCAGTCAACAGGAGGTAGTCCCCCCCAGTGAGGAAGCCTCCCTTGGAAAGAAGAGCCCATTGGAGGAGGTATCGCCACCCCCAGCTGCTGCTGTTCAGTTGAGCCAG AAGCAGGGCGAAGAGCAAGTTAAAGAACATGCCCAACAGCATGCCCATCAGCAGGACGAAAGGCGGAGCAGGGGAGGCGGAAAGAATTACGAATCTAACATGTACACGCTGGATAagaaaatgcacaaaaattTGGCGAACGTTGACGTCATTTTGCATGGGCTGAAGGATAAGCTGAGTCGCCACAAGGAATTGAAGAAC CAAGAACTGAAGCTAAAGTTCGAGGCCATGGGGAGGATCAAAGAGTACAAGCTGTATAAGGACCTCATACACAAGTCCGTGGAGATATTGACCCTTCGGCTGATGAAG ATCAAcgaagatttaaaaaagctgAAGCAGTCATCGGATGTGGCtctgcaaaaatatattaacgaGAATG GCTACGGGTTGGTGAATTTCTCCGATTGGACAAAAAACGAC AAAGCGCAAGAAGAGAAGGTAGCCAGCGGAGCCAAGAACa GAGGAGAtgaaaagaagaacaagTTGTTCTGCCCAATGG ACTGCATCAAAAAGAACTGCCACAACAAGCCGGATCACCCAACTCAGTGCTAC AAATTGGAGCAGAGAGGAAgtgaaattcaaaaaatctGCGAGCCGTTTGTGGACCTGCACAGCGGCACATGTCCAGCT GACTTCCACCACTGTGCCATAGCTGAGCcggagaggaacaaaaaatattccatCTTTGCCTCG GGCGAACGCGGACAGACACCTCAGTTCATCACCATCCGa GGATACAACCTGCACGAATGCCTGCAGCTGCTCGTTGTGAATAAGGGATCCACGTGCTC ccCGAGCAGCATCGAAAAGAACATTTTGGAGTCAGAGGAGATTCTGCTGGAGCCCGTCTTCACGAAGCTGCTGCACA
- a CDS encoding hypothetical protein, conserved (encoded by transcript PVX_002800A): protein MIDSCPSSALNEFRLSEEQIIENFTRNRNDDPRGTDYPIESLLRKIRNLENEKKFLLKSLENKKNVELEYRKALETQAAFISAENKKSRFYENEWLNMKSQEHSFMTSGRAPLRQTLELFYEDDGLYKKLGRLTSTQETFIANLIEDHTNLARERNSLSRKYQEAVDANFQLYQQNEMLKAQNVNLVERNKDVIDQQMEKKLIALNASLIHVQKENIQLRETVEQYKQLIDNIDNSPEVNSIKEELDKFKKCLLM from the exons ATGATTGACTCGTGCCCAAGTAGCGCTTTAAACGAGTTCCGCTTAAGTGAAGAGCAGATCATCGAAAATTTCACGCGCAACCGAAATG ATGACCCCCGCGGGACGGACTACCCCATTGAAAGCCTGCTACGCAAAATCAGGAActtagaaaatgaaaaaaaattcctacTGAAGTCTTtggagaataaaaaaaatgtggagttGGAGTATAGGAAGGCGCTGGAGACGCAG GCCGCATTCATCAGCGCGGAGAATAAAAAGTCCCGGTTCTACGAAAACGAATGGCTGAACATGAAGTCGCAAGAGCACTCGTTCAT GACCTCCGGGAGGGCCCCCCTGAGGCAGACGCTGGAGTTGTTTTACGAAGATGATGGCCTGTACAAG AAATTGGGAAGACTCACCAGCACCCAGGAAACCTTCATCGCTAACTTGATCGAGGACCACACGAACCTGGCGCGGGAAAGGAACTCCCTTTCGAGAAAGTACCAGGAGGCAGTG GACGCCAACTTCCAACTCTATCAACAGAACGAAATGCTCAAGGCGCAAAATGTAAACCTCGTGGAGAGGAACAAAGACGTGATAGATCAACAGATG gaaaaaaaattaatcgcGCTGAACGCCTCGCTCATTCATGTCCAGAAGGAGAACATCCAGCTCAGGG AAACTGTAGAGCAGTACAAACAGCTCATCGATAACATAGACAACAGCCCCGAG GTGAATTCCATCAAGGAGGAGCTggacaaatttaaaaagtgtttGCTCATGTGA